The following nucleotide sequence is from Ornithodoros turicata isolate Travis chromosome 2, ASM3712646v1, whole genome shotgun sequence.
GTAAAGACATCCCGACGAGGCACAttgtcctttcctttcaattgcACAGGCTTCCTCAGACCATCAAAGCAGGCTATCTTAACTGCCATGTACGTCCGTATATCCCGAATCCGCGAcgctgtttcaagtgccagcgttttggacATGGTTCGCAGGTCTGTCGAGGACACGTGATCTGTCCAAAATGTGCTGGCTTGGACCACTCTGCAGAGTCCTGTGCAAACGAAGTCCGCTGTGCAAACTGTAAAGGGAACCACCCAGTCTACTCCAGGTCCTGCCCCCGTTGgcaggaagagaaagaaatactCAAAATGAAAGTAACACAGAATATCTCATACAGAGAAGCAAAGACACAGGTAGAATTTGCCAGAAAAGGCacgttctccgaagtggtgcgccggggagtggcaccactgcggaaatctgtggagacgcagacttctgggtctccaccccacactccccccacACAAGAAAAGCCTGCGGAGAGCTTGCTTCCGCTGGCACCAGCTGCTCAGGTGGGCAGCCGGGAAGTAGCGGCCACaacctctacggaggttgatggcgagctgtcagtttgggacgggctcACAGGGGGCTCATCCCAGGCTGCCACACACACGATGgatgttgacgatgatgactgcatgtcgcagaaatcatcgtcaagcCTTCCCCCCAATCCTTCCCCATGGAAGGAACAGAGAACGAAAAAAGGAGGCCGAGGCAGGGGTAGAACGTCCCTAGGGAAACATAAGCCCCCAAGGGTTACACCTCCCACATAATGTACAGTCTCTCTTTGTTGCTATTTATCACTACTTTCTTTATGGGACAGgtaatccttcagtggaattgtcgaggcctCTTTTCAAATATAAATGACATTCACGACCTTTTTGAAAAATACAATGCAGTCTGTTTTTGCTTACAAGAGACATATCTGAATGAACAAAGTGTAAACCCATT
It contains:
- the LOC135384603 gene encoding uncharacterized protein LOC135384603, translated to MQILDLTPEPWFAKFLIVHSEDETKPMAKVSPFTIARDLERTIGKSYNARKLTTGDLQIEVTTRQQSSALLSLDKIADISVTVTTHRTLNIVKGVISESQLLDCSDTEIEEGLKDQGVVTARRIVMRRDGKDIPTRHIVLSFQLHRLPQTIKAGYLNCHVRPYIPNPRRCFKCQRFGHGSQVCRGHVICPKCAGLDHSAESCANEVRCANCKGNHPVYSRSCPRWQEEKEILKMKVTQNISYREAKTQVEFARKGTFSEVVRRGVAPLRKSVETQTSGSPPHTPPTQEKPAESLLPLAPAAQVGSREVAATTSTEVDGELSVWDGLTGGSSQAATHTMDVDDDDCMSQKSSSSLPPNPSPWKEQRTKKGGRGRGRTSLGKHKPPRVTPPT